A genomic stretch from Gorilla gorilla gorilla isolate KB3781 chromosome 20, NHGRI_mGorGor1-v2.1_pri, whole genome shotgun sequence includes:
- the FUT2 gene encoding galactoside alpha-(1,2)-fucosyltransferase 2 gives MLVVQMPFSFPMAHFILFVFTVSTIFHVQQRLAKIQAMWELPVQIPVLASTSKALGPSQLRGMWTINAIGRLGNQMGEYATLYALAKMNGRPAFIPAQMHSTLAPIFRITLPVLHSATASRIPWQNYHLNDWMEEEYRHIPGEYVRFTGYPCSWTFYHHLRQEILQEFTLHDHVREEAQKFLRGLQVNGSRPGTFVGVHVRRGDYVHVMPKVWKGVVADRRYLQQALDWFRARYSSPIFVVTSNGMAWCRENIDTSHGDVVFAGDGIEGSPAKDFALLTQCNHTIMTIGTFGIWAAYLTGGDTIYLANYTLPDSPFLKIFKPEAAFLPEWTGIAADLSPLLKH, from the coding sequence ATGCTGGTCGTTCAGATGCCTTTCTCCTTTCCCATGGCCCACTTCATCCTCTTTGTCTTTACGGTTTCCACTATATTTCACGTTCAGCAGCGGCTAGCGAAGATTCAAGCCATGTGGGAGTTACCGGTGCAGATACCAGTGCTAGCCTCAACATCAAAGGCACTGGGACCCAGCCAGCTCAGGGGGATGTGGACGATCAATGCGATAGGCCGCCTGGGGAACCAGATGGGCGAGTACGCCACGCTGTACGCCCTGGCCAAGATGAACGGGCGGCCCGCCTTCATCCCGGCCCAGATGCACAGCACCCTGGCCCCCATCTTCAGAATCACCCTGCCGGTGCTGCACAGCGCCACGGCCAGCAGGATCCCCTGGCAGAACTACCACCTGAACGACTGGATGGAGGAGGAGTACCGCCACATCCCGGGGGAGTACGTCCGCTTCACGGGCTACCCCTGCTCCTGGACCTTCTACCACCACCTCCGCCAGGAGATCCTCCAGGAGTTCACCCTGCACGACCACGTGCGCGAGGAGGCCCAGAAGTTCCTGCGGGGCCTGCAGGTGAACGGGAGCCGGCCGGGCACCTTTGTAGGGGTCCATGTTCGCCGAGGGGACTATGTCCATGTCATGCCAAAAGTGTGGAAGGGGGTGGTGGCCGACCGGCGATACCTACAGCAGGCCCTGGACTGGTTCCGAGCTCGCTACAGCTCCCCCATCTTCGTGGTCACCAGTAATGGCATGGCCTGGTGTCGGGAGAACATTGACACCTCCCACGGTGATGTGGTGTTTGCTGGCGATGGCATTGAGGGCTCACCTGCCAAAGATTTTGCTCTACTCACACAGTGTAACCACACCATCATGACTATTGGGACGTTCGGGATCTGGGCCGCATACCTCACGGGCGGAGACACCATCTACCTGGCCAATTACACCCTCCCCGACTCCCCTTTCCTCAAAATCTTTAAGCCAGAGGCAGCCTTCCTGCCGGAGTGGACGGGGATTGCCGCAGACCTGTCCCCCTTACTCAAGCACTAA